The nucleotide sequence CTCCTACATCTCCTCTTTCATTGCCTACAAGTTCGAGAACCAGAGACACTATTACCGACGAGGCAGCGTCGTGGCTTACAGCGATGCAGGGTTTGTTTTGATCGATGTATCATCTTACAGCTATGCTGGATCGACTTTCGAGAAACGATCCCTGTGCGTGGCCAATCCAGTTTCACAGGAGTGCATTGAGATTGATGCTCCTAAAGCGTTTGAAAATAGTGGAATTTTCAGGCCTTTTGGAATAGCCACACGAACTAATAACGGCGTCGTTACAAGTTATAAAATTGTTGCGTTTTCATCTGAGAGCTACGTTGAGAACTTAGGTTTGATGATATATTCATCTGAGACAGGTTTGTGGAGTCGCAAATTGCATCTCCATTCTAAGTCTGAGAGTTGTCCCCATACCATTAGCTTGAACGGAAATCTTCACTGGCTATCCCGCAATAATGATGAACTTGTATCTATGGATTTCAACGCCACTAACATGGCATCTGGTCCATTCCGCTACACGGACTTCCCTGATTTAGAAAAACGTGTCAAATTCGCAAGAGCTTGCACAACTTATCAAGGAAGTCTCATGTATATTAACATAGTCTCCCAAGATGGAAGTGTAGACAATAAGTTATGCGTATGGCGGCTCAAGAGCTGGGAATGGCAACTGATATCTGAAATCTCTACGGCTTTGACTGAGACCAAATTCGATTATATTCCTTTGAGTATTAACTCTTGTGATGCTACAACAGCCTACTTTCTCAGCCAGAAGCACCAACGTTTGATAGCTATTAACTTGCGCAATGGTGAGCGTATGCTCCACAGGGAGTTGGAACTTAGCAGCGGTGGGCGCATTCTGAGATCTCTTCACTACTCGCAAGGTTCTTATTTTTACTCATTCGTTCTCCCACAGTGGCTGTATCGGTTACCCAGGCAGCAACGGTGAGAAGAGTCTTTGAGAGCCTGTATTCCTGATcctacatttttttcttataattactGTTAGTTCTCTTTTATACAAGAAGTTGTAAGATGGtgcttttcttttttaagtGTTTTGTTTGAAGGCAAAAATATTGGAAAAATGGTTTGGGCATATTGTAGGTCTGATTTCTTGATTCGTGGAGGATATAACATATGAACCTTACACTTTTATCACTAGTTCGTATAAAGAtaactgtatatatataattgagaCAGAGAACATGCATGGTAAGATCAAGGTTGGCGTGCAGACGAGTGGATGGAGCTacatagatttttagaaagaaaaaacagaCCAAGTAAGCATCTATTAGTTAAAAAGCCATTTTCTTGAATTTCACTTAGCTCAACTCGCTAATCCAAATTTCCAATTCCAACAATTCACCTTGCAATAAACTGCTAGGGATCAACATGACGTTCTCTTTTGGGTCTTGATAGCTCAGATGAAGAATCCTTTTCACCTCTGGTGATTTGTAAATCACTTGAATAGTTCTGCATCTTGCTTACTGTCATGC is from Brassica napus cultivar Da-Ae chromosome A4, Da-Ae, whole genome shotgun sequence and encodes:
- the LOC106449467 gene encoding F-box protein At3g28330-like; the protein is MSEKKKSKTLIPLKQRKRKMVFLPDDLCATILSRLPIKVFTSFKLVCKQWNSVVDSPIFRELFIAQHQNTHSSSWSLIMGAVDRTEFLAHYRCNTWGLQRSLDSYISSFIAYKFENQRHYYRRGSVVAYSDAGFVLIDVSSYSYAGSTFEKRSLCVANPVSQECIEIDAPKAFENSGIFRPFGIATRTNNGVVTSYKIVAFSSESYVENLGLMIYSSETGLWSRKLHLHSKSESCPHTISLNGNLHWLSRNNDELVSMDFNATNMASGPFRYTDFPDLEKRVKFARACTTYQGSLMYINIVSQDGSVDNKLCVWRLKSWEWQLISEISTALTETKFDYIPLSINSCDATTAYFLSQKHQRLIAINLRNGERMLHRELELSSGGRILRSLHYSQGSYFYSFVLPQWLYRLPRQQR